From Pelagibacterium flavum:
ATGGCCGCACCTTCCATAGCGCTTATCGAGCGGATCGCTCAATGGGCCTTTGCGACTGTCTTGGATCGACACCCCGGCATTGTAAGGCGCTTGGGCGAGTACGCCCACCGCCGCTATGCCATTGCGCCGACCGATATCCCCTTCGGCTTTCTGGTTTCTCCCGCCGACAGGCGGATATCGGTCCGGCGTTCTCACATGCTGAAGTCGGCTCATGCGACTATATCGGGGCCGATCGTGGTCCTGCTGGCATTGTTGGAGGGCCGCGTCGACGGCGATACCGCATTTTTTGCCAGGCAGATATCGATTCGAGGAGATACCGAGGCGATCCTGGCGCTGCGCAACGTGCTCG
This genomic window contains:
- the ubiT gene encoding ubiquinone anaerobic biosynthesis accessory factor UbiT, encoding MTIPPLAQRLMAAPSIALIERIAQWAFATVLDRHPGIVRRLGEYAHRRYAIAPTDIPFGFLVSPADRRISVRRSHMLKSAHATISGPIVVLLALLEGRVDGDTAFFARQISIRGDTEAILALRNVLDDAQIDLVRELSPMAGPASPIFAHMGTHLRGYLLKSDLGQWS